A single Ziziphus jujuba cultivar Dongzao chromosome 11, ASM3175591v1 DNA region contains:
- the LOC107434948 gene encoding growth-regulating factor 3 isoform X1 produces the protein MDFHLKQWRNQHESEQQHSAKIPKLLLETHQPHQQPEPSGPALPLFVPEPNSKISNLSAFPGATSAPTRFTRMGSYFSLAQWQELELQALIFRYMLAGAAVPPELLQPIKKSLLHTPYFLHHPLQHYPHYQPPLFQSGYWGRAAMDPEPGRCRRTDGKKWRCSRDVVAGQKYCERHMHRGRNRSRKHVEIPTPTPIPPTTAVAGNGGGGTQLTSTHHQPIAVPTLSTVSGGGGGTHFSISGPSSSVDLLHLNQSSSESRTENKDLFQPHNHQELVSKDGKSDGHILRHFFDDWPRSIQEPDNGGNNSKAIASPMNSATSLSISIPGNSSSDVSLKLSTGNNGDEAGRHQEAVREQHRQLNWASGWAANHMASMGGPLAEALRSSSNSHSSPTSVLHQLPRGSVSETSFVST, from the exons atgGACTTCCATCTGAAGCAATGGAGAAACCAGCATGAGTCAGAGCAACAACATTCTGCAAAGATACCAAAACTCCTTCTTGAGACCCATCAACCACACCAACAACCAGAACCATCTGGGCCTGCTCTCCCTTTGTTTGTACCTGAACCAAACAGCAAAATCAGCAATCTGTCAGCATTTCCTGGAGCTACCTCAGCTCCTACCAGATTTACCA gAATGGGGAGCTATTTCAGCTTGGCCCAGTGGCAGGAGCTAGAGCTGCAGGCTTTGATATTCAGGTATATGCTGGCTGGTGCTGCTGTTCCACCTGAACTCCTTCAGCCTATTAAGAAAAGCCTTTTGCATACTCCTTATTTTCTTCATCACCCTCTTCAACATTATCCCCATTATCAGCCTCCTT TGTTCCAATCAGGGTATTGGGGACGAGCAGCCATGGATCCAGAGCCCGGAAGGTGTCGTCGGACGGACGGAAAGAAATGGCGGTGCTCGAGGGACGTGGTTGCCGGTCAGAAGTACTGCGAGCGACACATGCACCGTGGCAGAAACCGTTCAAGAAAGCATGTGGAAATCCCCACACCCACCCCCATCCCCCCTACCACTGCTGTTGCTGGAAATGGCGGAGGAGGGACTCAGCTCACTTCCACCCACCACCAACCCATTGCTGTCCCGACCTTGTCAACTGTCtcaggtggtggtggtggtaccCATTTTTCTATTTCAGGGCCATCTTCTTCCGTTGATCTTCTTCACCTTAACCAAAG TTCGTCAGAGTCTAGAACTGAGAACAAGGATCTTTTTCAACCCCACAACCACCAAGAGCTGGTCTCCAAGGATGGTAAATCCGACGGCCATATATTGCGGCATTTTTTCGACGACTGGCCCAGATCGATTCAAGAACCAGATAACGGTGGAAACAATAGTAAAGCGATTGCCAGCCCAATGAATTCTGCTACAAGCCTATCCATTTCTATTCCGGGAAATTCGTCGTCTGATGTGTCGCTGAAATTGTCCACCGGCAATAATGGGGACGAGGCGGGCCGCCACCAGGAGGCCGTTCGCGAGCAACATCGCCAGCTAAACTGGGCTTCGGGATGGGCCGCCAACCATATGGCGTCCATGGGTGGGCCTTTGGCTGAGGCACTTCGCTCCTCCTCTAACTCCCATTCATCACCTACGAGTGTGCTACATCAGTTGCCACGTGGCTCGGTCTCTGAAACTAGCTTTGTTAGCACCTga
- the LOC107434948 gene encoding growth-regulating factor 3 isoform X2, whose product MDFHLKQWRNQHESEQQHSAKIPKLLLETHQPHQQPEPSGPALPLFVPEPNSKISNLSAFPGATSAPTRFTRMGSYFSLAQWQELELQALIFRYMLAGAAVPPELLQPIKKSLLHTPYFLHHPLQHYPHYQPPWYWGRAAMDPEPGRCRRTDGKKWRCSRDVVAGQKYCERHMHRGRNRSRKHVEIPTPTPIPPTTAVAGNGGGGTQLTSTHHQPIAVPTLSTVSGGGGGTHFSISGPSSSVDLLHLNQSSSESRTENKDLFQPHNHQELVSKDGKSDGHILRHFFDDWPRSIQEPDNGGNNSKAIASPMNSATSLSISIPGNSSSDVSLKLSTGNNGDEAGRHQEAVREQHRQLNWASGWAANHMASMGGPLAEALRSSSNSHSSPTSVLHQLPRGSVSETSFVST is encoded by the exons atgGACTTCCATCTGAAGCAATGGAGAAACCAGCATGAGTCAGAGCAACAACATTCTGCAAAGATACCAAAACTCCTTCTTGAGACCCATCAACCACACCAACAACCAGAACCATCTGGGCCTGCTCTCCCTTTGTTTGTACCTGAACCAAACAGCAAAATCAGCAATCTGTCAGCATTTCCTGGAGCTACCTCAGCTCCTACCAGATTTACCA gAATGGGGAGCTATTTCAGCTTGGCCCAGTGGCAGGAGCTAGAGCTGCAGGCTTTGATATTCAGGTATATGCTGGCTGGTGCTGCTGTTCCACCTGAACTCCTTCAGCCTATTAAGAAAAGCCTTTTGCATACTCCTTATTTTCTTCATCACCCTCTTCAACATTATCCCCATTATCAGCCTCCTT GGTATTGGGGACGAGCAGCCATGGATCCAGAGCCCGGAAGGTGTCGTCGGACGGACGGAAAGAAATGGCGGTGCTCGAGGGACGTGGTTGCCGGTCAGAAGTACTGCGAGCGACACATGCACCGTGGCAGAAACCGTTCAAGAAAGCATGTGGAAATCCCCACACCCACCCCCATCCCCCCTACCACTGCTGTTGCTGGAAATGGCGGAGGAGGGACTCAGCTCACTTCCACCCACCACCAACCCATTGCTGTCCCGACCTTGTCAACTGTCtcaggtggtggtggtggtaccCATTTTTCTATTTCAGGGCCATCTTCTTCCGTTGATCTTCTTCACCTTAACCAAAG TTCGTCAGAGTCTAGAACTGAGAACAAGGATCTTTTTCAACCCCACAACCACCAAGAGCTGGTCTCCAAGGATGGTAAATCCGACGGCCATATATTGCGGCATTTTTTCGACGACTGGCCCAGATCGATTCAAGAACCAGATAACGGTGGAAACAATAGTAAAGCGATTGCCAGCCCAATGAATTCTGCTACAAGCCTATCCATTTCTATTCCGGGAAATTCGTCGTCTGATGTGTCGCTGAAATTGTCCACCGGCAATAATGGGGACGAGGCGGGCCGCCACCAGGAGGCCGTTCGCGAGCAACATCGCCAGCTAAACTGGGCTTCGGGATGGGCCGCCAACCATATGGCGTCCATGGGTGGGCCTTTGGCTGAGGCACTTCGCTCCTCCTCTAACTCCCATTCATCACCTACGAGTGTGCTACATCAGTTGCCACGTGGCTCGGTCTCTGAAACTAGCTTTGTTAGCACCTga
- the LOC107434935 gene encoding 1,4-alpha-glucan-branching enzyme 2-2, chloroplastic/amyloplastic isoform X1 yields MVYTISRIRLPATSSVHRPYLLSSFNGDRKSTSISFLLKKNLFSRKIFAGKSSYDSESSSLTVAASKKILVPGSEKDGSSSSTDQLEAPGIVSENPQELDDLESLTMEDKEDVEDVKNEAKANPVPSSNAGDDDHDDDDDDKAQDEETSVPLEGVLSATKVKAIPRSIPPPGIGQKIYEIDPTLSGFRQHLDYRYGQYKRLREAIDKYEGGLEAFSRGYEKFGFTRSATGITYREWAPGAKSASLIGDFNNWNPNADVMTRNEFGVWEIFLPNNADGSLPIPHGSRVKIRMDTPSGIKDSIPAWIKFSVQAPGEIPYNGIYYDPPEEEKYVFQHPQPKRPKSLRIYETHVGMSSTEPKINTYVNFRDEVLPRIKKLGYNAVQIMAIQEHSYYASFGYHVTNFFAPSSRCGSPDDLKSLIDRAHELGLLVLMDIVHSHASNNVLDGLNMFDGTDSQYFHSGARGYHWMWDSRLFNYGSWEVLRFLLSNARWWLEEYKFDGFRFDGVTSMMYTHHGLGVGFTGNYNEYFGYATDVEAVVYLMLVNDLIHGLYPEAVAVGEDVSGMPTFCIPVQDGGVGFDYRLHMAIADKWIEILQKKDEDWRMRDIIHSLINRRWLEKCVAYAESHDQALVGDKTIAFWLMDKDMYDFMALDRPSTPVIDRGIALHKMIRLITMGLGGEGYLNFMGNEFGHPEWIDFPRCDQHLPNGKVIPGNNNSFDKCRRRFDLGDADYLRYRGMQEFDRAMQHLEETYGFMTSEHQYISRKDEGDRIIVFERGNLVFVFNFHWSNSYFDYRVGCSKPGKYKIVLDSDDPLFGGFNRISHTAEYFTCEGWYDERPRSFQVYTPCRTAVVYALVENETEPIKG; encoded by the exons ATGGTTTATACCATTTCTAGGATACGCCTCCCCGCCACTTCTTCGGTGCACAGGCCGTACTTATTATCAAGCTTCAATGGCGATCGGAAGAGTACAAGTATCTCCTTCTTGTTGAAGAAGAACTTGTTTTCTC GGAAGATCTTTGCTGGGAAGTCATCTTATGATTCTGAGTCCTCATCTTTAAcagttgctgcatcaaagaaaATTCTTGTTCCTGGCAGCGAGAAAGATggttcttcatcttcaacagATCAATTAGAAGCTCCAGGCATAGTTTCGGAAAATCCTCAG GAACTTGATGATTTAGAGAGCCTTACAATGGAAGATAAGGAGGACGTTGAGGATGTGAAGAATGAAGCAAAAGCAAATCCTGTTCCTTCATCAAATGCGggtgatgatgatcatgatgacgatgatgatgataaagCTCAAGATGAGGAGACATCTGTTCCTTTGGAAGGGGTGTTAAGCGCTACTAAAGTTAAAGCTATACCAAGGTCAATTCCACCACCTGGCATTGGGCAAAAGATATATGAAATAGATCCAACTTTGTCTGGTTTCCGACAACACCTTGATTATCG TTATGGACAATACAAAAGGCTGCGGGAGGCAATTGACAAGTATGAAGGGGGTTTAGAGGCATTTTCTCGTGGCTATGAAAAATTTGGTTTCACACGGAG TGCTACTGGTATAACATATCGGGAGTGGGCACCTGGAGCAAAG TCGGCATCATTGATTGGAGATTTCAACAACTGGAATCCAAATGCAGATGTTATGACTCGG AATGAGTTTGGTGTCTGGGAGATCTTTTTGCCAAACAATGCAGATGGTTCACTGCCAATTCCCCATGGCTCTCGAGTTAAG ATCCGCATGGATACTCCTTCTGGCATTAAAGACTCCATTCCTGCTTGGATCAAGTTTTCTGTACAGGCTCCAGGAGAAATCCCATATAATGGTATATACTATGATCCACCTGAAGAG GAAAAGTATGTATTTCAACATCCTCAGCCAAAGAGACCAAAATCACTCCGAATTTACGAGACACATGTTGGAATGAGTAGTACG GAGCCAAAGATCAACACATATGTCAACTTTAGAGATGAGGTGCTTCCGAGAATCAAAAAGCTTGGTTATAATGCTGTTCAGATAATGGCTATTCAAGAGCATTCCTATTATGCTAGCTTTGG GTATCATGTCACAAACTTTTTTGCTCCTAGCAGCCGCTGTGGAAGCCCTGATGATCTGAAGTCTCTGATTGATAGAGCTCATGAACTGGGTCTTCTTGTTCTTATGGATATTGTCCACAG CCATGCATCAAATAACGTATTGGATGGGCTGAACATGTTTGACGGAACTGATAGTCAATATTTCCACTCTGGAGCACGAGGATATCACTGGATGTGGGACTCTCGCCTTTTTAATTATGGAAGCTGGGAG GTATTAAGGTTTCTTCTTTCAAATGCAAGATGGTGGCTGGAAGAATACAAGTTTGATGGGTTCAGATTCGATGGTGTGACTTCAATGATGTACACCCACCATGGATTGGGG GTAGGATTTACTGGAAATTACAATGAGTATTTTGGGTACGCAACAGATGTAGAAGCTGTGGTTTATCTGATGCTGGTTAATGACTTGATTCATGGGCTCTACCCTGAAGCTGTAGCTGTTGGTGAAGAT GTCAGTGGAATGCCAACATTCTGCATTCCTGTTCAAGATGGTGGTGTTGGCTTTGATTATCGCCTGCACATGGCCATTGCTGATAAATGGATTGAGATCCTCCA GAAGAAGGATGAAGACTGGCGAATGCGTGATATTATTCACTCCCTCATCAACAGAAGGTGGTTGGAGAAGTGTGTTGCCTACGCTGAAAGCCATGACCAAGCTCTTGTTGGTGACAAAACAATTGCATTCTGGTTGATGGACAAG GATATGTATGACTTCATGGCTCTGGACAGACCATCAACCCCTGTTATAGATCGTGGAATTGCACTGCACAAAATGATTAGGCTTATTACAATGGGGTTGGGTGGAGAAggatatttaaatttcatggGGAATGAATTTGGACATCCTG AGTGGATAGATTTTCCAAGGTGTGATCAGCATCTTCCAAATGGCAAAGTTATTCCTGGGAACAATAACAGTTTTGACAAATGTCGGCGTAGATTTGATCTT GGGGATGCAGATTATTTGAGGTATCGTGGGATGCAAGAATTCGATCGTGCAATGCAGCATCTTGAAGAAACCTATGGT TTCATGACTTCTGAGCATCAATATATATCCCGGAAGGATGAAGGGGATAGGATCATTGTCTTTGAAAGGGGAAACctggtttttgttttcaattttcactGGAGTAACAGCTATTTTGACTATCGAGTCGGCTGCTCAAAGCCAGGGAAATACAAG ATTGTCTTGGATTCAGATGATCCGCTGTTTGGAGGCTTCAATAGGATTAGTCACACTGCCGAGTACTTCACCTGC GAAGGGTGGTACGATGAAAGGCCCAGGTCCTTCCAAGTTTATACACCTTGTAGAACCGCGGTAGTCTATGCTTTGGTGGAGAATGAAACAGAACCCATCAAAGGCTGA
- the LOC107434935 gene encoding 1,4-alpha-glucan-branching enzyme 1, chloroplastic/amyloplastic isoform X2, with translation MEDKEDVEDVKNEAKANPVPSSNAGDDDHDDDDDDKAQDEETSVPLEGVLSATKVKAIPRSIPPPGIGQKIYEIDPTLSGFRQHLDYRYGQYKRLREAIDKYEGGLEAFSRGYEKFGFTRSATGITYREWAPGAKSASLIGDFNNWNPNADVMTRNEFGVWEIFLPNNADGSLPIPHGSRVKIRMDTPSGIKDSIPAWIKFSVQAPGEIPYNGIYYDPPEEEKYVFQHPQPKRPKSLRIYETHVGMSSTEPKINTYVNFRDEVLPRIKKLGYNAVQIMAIQEHSYYASFGYHVTNFFAPSSRCGSPDDLKSLIDRAHELGLLVLMDIVHSHASNNVLDGLNMFDGTDSQYFHSGARGYHWMWDSRLFNYGSWEVLRFLLSNARWWLEEYKFDGFRFDGVTSMMYTHHGLGVGFTGNYNEYFGYATDVEAVVYLMLVNDLIHGLYPEAVAVGEDVSGMPTFCIPVQDGGVGFDYRLHMAIADKWIEILQKKDEDWRMRDIIHSLINRRWLEKCVAYAESHDQALVGDKTIAFWLMDKDMYDFMALDRPSTPVIDRGIALHKMIRLITMGLGGEGYLNFMGNEFGHPEWIDFPRCDQHLPNGKVIPGNNNSFDKCRRRFDLGDADYLRYRGMQEFDRAMQHLEETYGFMTSEHQYISRKDEGDRIIVFERGNLVFVFNFHWSNSYFDYRVGCSKPGKYKIVLDSDDPLFGGFNRISHTAEYFTCEGWYDERPRSFQVYTPCRTAVVYALVENETEPIKG, from the exons ATGGAAGATAAGGAGGACGTTGAGGATGTGAAGAATGAAGCAAAAGCAAATCCTGTTCCTTCATCAAATGCGggtgatgatgatcatgatgacgatgatgatgataaagCTCAAGATGAGGAGACATCTGTTCCTTTGGAAGGGGTGTTAAGCGCTACTAAAGTTAAAGCTATACCAAGGTCAATTCCACCACCTGGCATTGGGCAAAAGATATATGAAATAGATCCAACTTTGTCTGGTTTCCGACAACACCTTGATTATCG TTATGGACAATACAAAAGGCTGCGGGAGGCAATTGACAAGTATGAAGGGGGTTTAGAGGCATTTTCTCGTGGCTATGAAAAATTTGGTTTCACACGGAG TGCTACTGGTATAACATATCGGGAGTGGGCACCTGGAGCAAAG TCGGCATCATTGATTGGAGATTTCAACAACTGGAATCCAAATGCAGATGTTATGACTCGG AATGAGTTTGGTGTCTGGGAGATCTTTTTGCCAAACAATGCAGATGGTTCACTGCCAATTCCCCATGGCTCTCGAGTTAAG ATCCGCATGGATACTCCTTCTGGCATTAAAGACTCCATTCCTGCTTGGATCAAGTTTTCTGTACAGGCTCCAGGAGAAATCCCATATAATGGTATATACTATGATCCACCTGAAGAG GAAAAGTATGTATTTCAACATCCTCAGCCAAAGAGACCAAAATCACTCCGAATTTACGAGACACATGTTGGAATGAGTAGTACG GAGCCAAAGATCAACACATATGTCAACTTTAGAGATGAGGTGCTTCCGAGAATCAAAAAGCTTGGTTATAATGCTGTTCAGATAATGGCTATTCAAGAGCATTCCTATTATGCTAGCTTTGG GTATCATGTCACAAACTTTTTTGCTCCTAGCAGCCGCTGTGGAAGCCCTGATGATCTGAAGTCTCTGATTGATAGAGCTCATGAACTGGGTCTTCTTGTTCTTATGGATATTGTCCACAG CCATGCATCAAATAACGTATTGGATGGGCTGAACATGTTTGACGGAACTGATAGTCAATATTTCCACTCTGGAGCACGAGGATATCACTGGATGTGGGACTCTCGCCTTTTTAATTATGGAAGCTGGGAG GTATTAAGGTTTCTTCTTTCAAATGCAAGATGGTGGCTGGAAGAATACAAGTTTGATGGGTTCAGATTCGATGGTGTGACTTCAATGATGTACACCCACCATGGATTGGGG GTAGGATTTACTGGAAATTACAATGAGTATTTTGGGTACGCAACAGATGTAGAAGCTGTGGTTTATCTGATGCTGGTTAATGACTTGATTCATGGGCTCTACCCTGAAGCTGTAGCTGTTGGTGAAGAT GTCAGTGGAATGCCAACATTCTGCATTCCTGTTCAAGATGGTGGTGTTGGCTTTGATTATCGCCTGCACATGGCCATTGCTGATAAATGGATTGAGATCCTCCA GAAGAAGGATGAAGACTGGCGAATGCGTGATATTATTCACTCCCTCATCAACAGAAGGTGGTTGGAGAAGTGTGTTGCCTACGCTGAAAGCCATGACCAAGCTCTTGTTGGTGACAAAACAATTGCATTCTGGTTGATGGACAAG GATATGTATGACTTCATGGCTCTGGACAGACCATCAACCCCTGTTATAGATCGTGGAATTGCACTGCACAAAATGATTAGGCTTATTACAATGGGGTTGGGTGGAGAAggatatttaaatttcatggGGAATGAATTTGGACATCCTG AGTGGATAGATTTTCCAAGGTGTGATCAGCATCTTCCAAATGGCAAAGTTATTCCTGGGAACAATAACAGTTTTGACAAATGTCGGCGTAGATTTGATCTT GGGGATGCAGATTATTTGAGGTATCGTGGGATGCAAGAATTCGATCGTGCAATGCAGCATCTTGAAGAAACCTATGGT TTCATGACTTCTGAGCATCAATATATATCCCGGAAGGATGAAGGGGATAGGATCATTGTCTTTGAAAGGGGAAACctggtttttgttttcaattttcactGGAGTAACAGCTATTTTGACTATCGAGTCGGCTGCTCAAAGCCAGGGAAATACAAG ATTGTCTTGGATTCAGATGATCCGCTGTTTGGAGGCTTCAATAGGATTAGTCACACTGCCGAGTACTTCACCTGC GAAGGGTGGTACGATGAAAGGCCCAGGTCCTTCCAAGTTTATACACCTTGTAGAACCGCGGTAGTCTATGCTTTGGTGGAGAATGAAACAGAACCCATCAAAGGCTGA